A region from the Malus domestica chromosome 07, GDT2T_hap1 genome encodes:
- the LOC103439938 gene encoding uncharacterized protein isoform X1, with protein MEAAAAARGSSMPMPPPPARKEWRAVSDHHSARNIGDEELERSKLGQSDERTIYEVQQGREPVDVDFCSITIDGTLDHDLLQQRIEDVSRQREELQHMEIDLKAQIIARSEIIEIQNNFGAQIKEHVNAASKLQEQLHEREQTIHDLERKMDEKDRELHAVRLDNEAAWAKEDLLREQNKELASIRMERDHSEAERTQHIQQLHDLQEHIQEKERQLNDLREQHRLAQEAILYKDERLREAQAWITRVQEMDALQSTTIQAELRERTEQYNQLWLGCQRQFAEMERLHMHTVQQLQLELADARERSGTYTDESRMAQSNSKDASQFGQNNGNQLDTNTSNGNTGPLQNGNSDDVPSFPSTGNASTQIDHVAGVPISPSSLLGMPSYLPPGQVTALHPFLMHQQGVPHSVPPHVPQSHVGHFHSIPAISSLQQWQNQQAPSESLQISTQNELSSSQNDPNLIRSDYNYESSVNGQSLHQDYLDVQINQGAPPDSVLSSSTGEAQVLESIDSRGYLVSSQPDQSLQQISSQFHNALRLDSLEQNSETKAPEQNVQTTDHGLDGQVLTAGQPSSNNNSLKSDNSVPSVDNKEPAINNATSAVLPEAFVSTVHANGAGGKTSEVALLDERSLLVCMVRTIPAGGRIRISSTLPNRLGKMLAPLHWHDYKKKYGKLDDFVASHRELFVIEGDYIQLREGAQEMIAATAAAAKVAAAAAASSPYSSSLPSVAVTPVAQTHRPRKISTSNANDNHLQSVKQNQQLNGVSFGVPGGLSNVKILSKSKDSWELNSPDTRPSQSSVLLNGGNGAVLDRSSMSSTQSSGLPNGRLSSNAVGKQHGRMTNATFTSRR; from the exons ATGGAGGCTGCGGCCGCTGCGCGCGGTAGTTCCATGCCGATGCCACCTCCCCCAGCCCGCAAAGAGTGGCGCGCCGTCTCTGACCATCATTCGGCCCGAAACATCGGGGATGAG GAGTTGGAACGATCAAAGCTAGGCCAATCGGATGAGAGAACAATATATGAG GTGCAGCAAGGGAGAGAGCCAGTTGATGTGGACTTCTGTTCGATCACAATAGATGGAACTTTAGATCATGACCTTTTGCAGCAGCGGATTGAAGATGTTTCTAGGCAAAGAGAGGAACTGCAACATATGGAGATTGATCTTAAAGCTCAAATCATTGCAAGATCTGAGATAATTGAAATACAAAATAACTTTGGTGCTCAAATAAAGGAACATGTCAATGCTGCTTCCAAGCTTCAG GAGCAACTTCATGAAAGGGAGCAAACCATACATGATTTGGAAAGGAAAATGGATGAGAAAGATAGAGAGCTGCATGCTGTCAGGCTAGATAACGAAGCA GCCTGGGCTAAAGAAGACCTTCTTCGAGAACAGAATAAAGAATTAGCAAGTATCAG AATGGAACGTGACCATTCGGAAGCTGAAAGAACCCAACACATACAACAATTACATGACCTGCAAGAGCATATTCAAGAAAAAGAGAGGCAGCTTAATGATCTCCGGGAACAG CATAGGCTTGCTCAAGAAGCCATTCTTTATAAAGATGAACGGTTGAGGGAGGCCCAAGCTTGGATCACTCGTGTTCAGGAAATGGATGCCTTGCAGTCAACTACAATCCAAGCTGAATTGCGGGAACGTACAGAACAATATAATCAACTCTGGCTTGGTTGCCAAAGGCAG TTTGCTGAGATGGAGAGACTTCATATGCATACGGTACAACAGCTTCAACTTGAGCTGGCTGATGCAAGAGAAAGGAGTGGGACTTACACCGATGAATCACGCATGGCACAATCAAATTCAAAGGATGCATCTCAATTTGGTCAGAATAATGGAAACCAGCTAGATACGAATACATCAAATGGAAATACAGGGCCCCTCCAAAATGGAAATTCAGATGATGTTCCCTCATTTCCTTCAACTGGAAACGCATCAACTCAG ATCGACCATGTTGCTGGGGTTCCAATTTCTCCATCATCTCTACTTGGGATGCCTTCCTATCTTCCCCCTGGACAAGTGACTGCTCTACATCCATTTCTTATGCATCAACAAGGGGTACCCCATTCGGTCCCACCACATGTTCCTCAATCTCATGTTGGGCATTTTCACTCGATACCTGCAATATCGTCTCTCCAACAGTGGCAGAACCAACAG GCTCCATCTGAGAGTTTGCAGATATCTACACAGAATGAGCTTTCATCTTCACAAAATGATCCAAACTTAATAAGATCAGATTATAACTATGAATCATCTGTTAATGGGCAATCTCTTCATCAAGACTATTTAGATGTCCAAATTAACCAAGGGGCACCGCCTGATTCTGTCTTGTCATCATCCACTGGGGAAGCACAG GTTCTCGAGTCAATTGATAGTAGAGGTTATTTGGTCTCATCCCAACCTGATCAGAGCTTGCAACAAATTTCCTCCCAATTCCACAACGCTTTAAGATTGGATTCTCTTGAGCAGAACAGTGAAACCAAG GCACCGGAGCAAAATGTTCAGACAACTGATCATGGGTTGGATGGACAAGTTTTAACTGCAGGACAGCCAAGTTCTAATAACAATTCGTTAAAATCTGATAATTCAGTTCCTTCAGTCGATAACAAGGAACCTGCAATTAACAATGCCACTAGTGCAGTTTTGCCAGAAGCATTTGTGTCAACTGTGCATGCAAATGGGGCAGGGGGAAAGACTTCGGAGGTTGCACTTCTTGATGAAAGGTCATTGTTGGTTTGCATGGTTCGCACAATTCCGGCAGGTGGTAGAATTCGCATCAGTTCGACG CTACCAAATAGGCTCGGAAAGATGCTTGCACCCTTACACTGGCATGATTACAAGAAAAAGTATGGAAAGCTTGATGACTTTGTGGCTAGTCACCGTGAA TTATTCGTGATTGAGGGCGACTATATTCAGCTTCGGGAGGGAGCGCAAGAGATGATAGCAGCTACAGCTGCTGCTGCAAAAGTTGCTGCTGCTGCAGCCGCATCATCTCCCTACTCTTCATCTCTGCCTTCTGTGGCTGTTACTCCAGTGGCACAGACTCACCGCCCAAGGAAGATATCAACTTCAAATGCAAATGATAATCACTTGCAGTCTGTAAAGCAGAATCAGCAATTAAATGGTGTAAGCTTTGGCGTTCCTGGAGGTCTCTCAAATGTAAAGATTTTGAGCAAATCTAAAGATTCTTGGGAACTGAACAGCCCTGACACTAGGCCAAGCCAGTCATCTGTACTTTTGAATGGTGGAAATGGAGCAGTTCTGGATAGATCAAGCATGAGCAGTACCCAAAGCTCAGGCTTGCCTAATGGCCGGCTGAGCTCAAATGCTGTTGGGAAACAACATGGCAG GATGACCAATGCTACATTTACTTCCAGAAGATA G
- the LOC103439937 gene encoding uncharacterized protein, with translation MGYVLRVRLASFFGGAAVASFLGLYILHNDYKVAHHSISQQVKGLHESLDRRISALESLKPTEAPQPAEASE, from the exons ATGGGTTACGTTCTGAGAGTGAGATTGGCGTCGTTTTTCGGCGGAGCTGCGGTGGCGTCGTTTCTGGGGCTCTACATCCTCCACAATGATTACAAGGTCGCCCACCACTCCATTTCTCAACAG GTGAAAGGCCTCCATGAATCATTGGATAGAAGAATTTCAGCTCTCGAGAGTTTAAAGCCAACCGAAGCTCCACAACCTGCAGAAGCATCCGAGTAG
- the LOC103439938 gene encoding uncharacterized protein isoform X2 yields MEAAAAARGSSMPMPPPPARKEWRAVSDHHSARNIGDEELERSKLGQSDERTIYEQGREPVDVDFCSITIDGTLDHDLLQQRIEDVSRQREELQHMEIDLKAQIIARSEIIEIQNNFGAQIKEHVNAASKLQEQLHEREQTIHDLERKMDEKDRELHAVRLDNEAAWAKEDLLREQNKELASIRMERDHSEAERTQHIQQLHDLQEHIQEKERQLNDLREQHRLAQEAILYKDERLREAQAWITRVQEMDALQSTTIQAELRERTEQYNQLWLGCQRQFAEMERLHMHTVQQLQLELADARERSGTYTDESRMAQSNSKDASQFGQNNGNQLDTNTSNGNTGPLQNGNSDDVPSFPSTGNASTQIDHVAGVPISPSSLLGMPSYLPPGQVTALHPFLMHQQGVPHSVPPHVPQSHVGHFHSIPAISSLQQWQNQQAPSESLQISTQNELSSSQNDPNLIRSDYNYESSVNGQSLHQDYLDVQINQGAPPDSVLSSSTGEAQVLESIDSRGYLVSSQPDQSLQQISSQFHNALRLDSLEQNSETKAPEQNVQTTDHGLDGQVLTAGQPSSNNNSLKSDNSVPSVDNKEPAINNATSAVLPEAFVSTVHANGAGGKTSEVALLDERSLLVCMVRTIPAGGRIRISSTLPNRLGKMLAPLHWHDYKKKYGKLDDFVASHRELFVIEGDYIQLREGAQEMIAATAAAAKVAAAAAASSPYSSSLPSVAVTPVAQTHRPRKISTSNANDNHLQSVKQNQQLNGVSFGVPGGLSNVKILSKSKDSWELNSPDTRPSQSSVLLNGGNGAVLDRSSMSSTQSSGLPNGRLSSNAVGKQHGRMTNATFTSRR; encoded by the exons ATGGAGGCTGCGGCCGCTGCGCGCGGTAGTTCCATGCCGATGCCACCTCCCCCAGCCCGCAAAGAGTGGCGCGCCGTCTCTGACCATCATTCGGCCCGAAACATCGGGGATGAG GAGTTGGAACGATCAAAGCTAGGCCAATCGGATGAGAGAACAATATATGAG CAAGGGAGAGAGCCAGTTGATGTGGACTTCTGTTCGATCACAATAGATGGAACTTTAGATCATGACCTTTTGCAGCAGCGGATTGAAGATGTTTCTAGGCAAAGAGAGGAACTGCAACATATGGAGATTGATCTTAAAGCTCAAATCATTGCAAGATCTGAGATAATTGAAATACAAAATAACTTTGGTGCTCAAATAAAGGAACATGTCAATGCTGCTTCCAAGCTTCAG GAGCAACTTCATGAAAGGGAGCAAACCATACATGATTTGGAAAGGAAAATGGATGAGAAAGATAGAGAGCTGCATGCTGTCAGGCTAGATAACGAAGCA GCCTGGGCTAAAGAAGACCTTCTTCGAGAACAGAATAAAGAATTAGCAAGTATCAG AATGGAACGTGACCATTCGGAAGCTGAAAGAACCCAACACATACAACAATTACATGACCTGCAAGAGCATATTCAAGAAAAAGAGAGGCAGCTTAATGATCTCCGGGAACAG CATAGGCTTGCTCAAGAAGCCATTCTTTATAAAGATGAACGGTTGAGGGAGGCCCAAGCTTGGATCACTCGTGTTCAGGAAATGGATGCCTTGCAGTCAACTACAATCCAAGCTGAATTGCGGGAACGTACAGAACAATATAATCAACTCTGGCTTGGTTGCCAAAGGCAG TTTGCTGAGATGGAGAGACTTCATATGCATACGGTACAACAGCTTCAACTTGAGCTGGCTGATGCAAGAGAAAGGAGTGGGACTTACACCGATGAATCACGCATGGCACAATCAAATTCAAAGGATGCATCTCAATTTGGTCAGAATAATGGAAACCAGCTAGATACGAATACATCAAATGGAAATACAGGGCCCCTCCAAAATGGAAATTCAGATGATGTTCCCTCATTTCCTTCAACTGGAAACGCATCAACTCAG ATCGACCATGTTGCTGGGGTTCCAATTTCTCCATCATCTCTACTTGGGATGCCTTCCTATCTTCCCCCTGGACAAGTGACTGCTCTACATCCATTTCTTATGCATCAACAAGGGGTACCCCATTCGGTCCCACCACATGTTCCTCAATCTCATGTTGGGCATTTTCACTCGATACCTGCAATATCGTCTCTCCAACAGTGGCAGAACCAACAG GCTCCATCTGAGAGTTTGCAGATATCTACACAGAATGAGCTTTCATCTTCACAAAATGATCCAAACTTAATAAGATCAGATTATAACTATGAATCATCTGTTAATGGGCAATCTCTTCATCAAGACTATTTAGATGTCCAAATTAACCAAGGGGCACCGCCTGATTCTGTCTTGTCATCATCCACTGGGGAAGCACAG GTTCTCGAGTCAATTGATAGTAGAGGTTATTTGGTCTCATCCCAACCTGATCAGAGCTTGCAACAAATTTCCTCCCAATTCCACAACGCTTTAAGATTGGATTCTCTTGAGCAGAACAGTGAAACCAAG GCACCGGAGCAAAATGTTCAGACAACTGATCATGGGTTGGATGGACAAGTTTTAACTGCAGGACAGCCAAGTTCTAATAACAATTCGTTAAAATCTGATAATTCAGTTCCTTCAGTCGATAACAAGGAACCTGCAATTAACAATGCCACTAGTGCAGTTTTGCCAGAAGCATTTGTGTCAACTGTGCATGCAAATGGGGCAGGGGGAAAGACTTCGGAGGTTGCACTTCTTGATGAAAGGTCATTGTTGGTTTGCATGGTTCGCACAATTCCGGCAGGTGGTAGAATTCGCATCAGTTCGACG CTACCAAATAGGCTCGGAAAGATGCTTGCACCCTTACACTGGCATGATTACAAGAAAAAGTATGGAAAGCTTGATGACTTTGTGGCTAGTCACCGTGAA TTATTCGTGATTGAGGGCGACTATATTCAGCTTCGGGAGGGAGCGCAAGAGATGATAGCAGCTACAGCTGCTGCTGCAAAAGTTGCTGCTGCTGCAGCCGCATCATCTCCCTACTCTTCATCTCTGCCTTCTGTGGCTGTTACTCCAGTGGCACAGACTCACCGCCCAAGGAAGATATCAACTTCAAATGCAAATGATAATCACTTGCAGTCTGTAAAGCAGAATCAGCAATTAAATGGTGTAAGCTTTGGCGTTCCTGGAGGTCTCTCAAATGTAAAGATTTTGAGCAAATCTAAAGATTCTTGGGAACTGAACAGCCCTGACACTAGGCCAAGCCAGTCATCTGTACTTTTGAATGGTGGAAATGGAGCAGTTCTGGATAGATCAAGCATGAGCAGTACCCAAAGCTCAGGCTTGCCTAATGGCCGGCTGAGCTCAAATGCTGTTGGGAAACAACATGGCAG GATGACCAATGCTACATTTACTTCCAGAAGATA G